The Euphorbia lathyris chromosome 3, ddEupLath1.1, whole genome shotgun sequence genome contains a region encoding:
- the LOC136222250 gene encoding splicing factor U2af large subunit B-like isoform X4, with translation MFKEDQMHGPNPGMNPPIPGMFPNMMLGAGQFGALAAMPVHAMTQQATRHARRVYVGGLLPTANEQSVATFFSQVMAAIGGNTAGPGDAVVNVYINHEKKFAFVEMRSVEEASNAMALDGIIFEGAPVKVRRPSDYNPSLAATLGPSQPNPNLNLAAVGLNPGSASGGLEGPDRIFVGGLPYYFTEAQVRELLESFGPLRGFDLVKDRETGNSKGYAFCVYQDLSVTDIACAALNGIKMGDKTLTVRRANQGSNQPKPEQENVLLHAQQQVAIQFTEASFYASSEQRLMLQPVPTKVVCLTEVVNPDELNDNEEYEDILEDMRMEGQKFGTLVNVVIPRPRPDGEAAQGVGKVFLEYADIEGASKARMGMNGRKFGGNQVVAVFYQETKFYQSEYDG, from the exons GTCCAAATCCTGGGATGAATCCTCCAATCCCTGGAATGTTTCCAAACATGATGTTAGGGGCTGGTCAG TTTGGTGCTCTTGCTGCTATGCCAGTTCATGCGATGACACAGCAG GCTACTAGGCATGCTCGGCGGGTATATGTTGGAGGTCTCCTACCCACTGCCAATGAGCAG TCTGTAGCAACATTTTTTAGCCAGGTAATGGCTGCGATAGGAGGAAACACTGCTGGCCCAG GCGATGCTGTTGTAAATGTCTATATAAACCATGAAAAGAAGTTCGCATTTGTGGAGATGAGATCTGTTGAGGAGGCTAGCAATGCAATGGCTTTAGATGGAATCATATTTGAG GGAGCTCCTGTCAAAGTGAGGAGACCTAGTGACTATAACCCATCCCTTGCTGCAACTCTTGGTCCAAGCCAGCCCAATCCCAATCTTAATTTGGCTGCAGTTGGCTTGAATCCAGGCTCTGCCAGTGGTGGGCTTGAGGGTCCAGATCGCATCTTTGTTGGTGGGCTCCCTTATTACTTCactgaagcacaagtcagagaGCTGTTGGAGTCTTTTGGACCACTCAGAGGTTTTGATCTTGTTAAAGATAGAGAGACTGGGAACTCAAAAGGCTACGCATTTTGTGTGTACCAAGACCTTTCTGTTACAGACATAGCTTGTGCTGCTCTGAATGGAATAAAAATGGGTGATAAAACTCTCACCGTTAGGCGTGCCAACCAGGGTTCTAACCAACCTAAGCCTGAACAAGAAAACGTATTATTGCACGCACAGCAGCAAGTTGCAATACAG ttcACTGAAGCTTCGTTTTATGCTTCTTCCGAGCAGAGACTTATGTTACAACCTGTTCCTACTAAAGTTGTTTGCCTGACTGAAGTAGTCAACCCTGATGAGCTCAATGATAACGAGGAATATGAAGACATTTTGGAAGATATGAGAATGGAAGGCCAGAAGTTTG GTACTTTGGTGAATGTTGTTATCCCTCGCCCAAGACCAGATGGTGAAGCTGCACAAGGAGTCGGGAAG GTGTTCTTGGAGTATGCGGACATAGAAGGTGCTTCAAAAGCTCGAATGGGCATGAACGGGAGGAAGTTCGGCGGGAATCAAGTAGTGGCAGTGTTTTACCAGGAGACGAAGTTTTATCAGTCTGAATATGATGGCTAG